The Odocoileus virginianus isolate 20LAN1187 ecotype Illinois chromosome 30, Ovbor_1.2, whole genome shotgun sequence genome window below encodes:
- the WNT4 gene encoding protein Wnt-4 isoform X3 has product MSPRWCLRSLRLLVFAVFSAAASNWLYLAKLSSVGSISEEETCEKLKGLIQRQVQMCKRNLEVMDSVRRGAQLAIEECQYQFRNRRWNCSTLDSLPVFGKVVTQGTREAAFVYAISSAGVAFAVTRACSSGELEKCGCDRTVHGVSPQGFQWSGCSDNIAYGVAFSQSFVDVRERSKGASSSRALMNLHNNEAGRKVGHALKEKFDGATEVEPRRVGSSRALVPRNAQFKPHTDEDLVYLEPSPDFCEQDVRSGVLGTRGRTCNKTSKAIDGCELLCCGRGFHTAQVELAERCSCKFHWCCFVKCRQCQRLVELHTCR; this is encoded by the exons GTACCTAGCCAAGCTGTCCTCAGTGGGAAGCATCTCTGAGGAGGAGACGTGCGAGAAGCTGAAGGGGCTGATTCAGAGGCAGGTGCAGATGTGCAAGCGGAACCTAGAGGTGATGGACTCGGTGCGCCGTGGTGCCCAGCTCGCCATCGAGGAGTGCCAGTACCAGTTCCGGAACCGGCGCTGGAACTGCTCCACGCTCGACTCGCTGCCGGTCTTCGGCAAGGTGGTGACGCAAG GGACTCGGGAGGCGGCCTTCGTGTACGCCATCTCTTCAGCAGGTGTGGCCTTCGCGGTGACGCGGGCGTGCAGCAGCGGGGAGCTGGAGAAGTGCGGCTGTGACCGGACAGTGCATGGGGTCAGCCCGCAGG GCTTTCAGTGGTCAGGATGCTCGGATAACATCGCCTATGGCGTGGCCTTCTCCCAGTCATTCGTGGACGTCCGCGAGAGGAGCAAGGGGGCCTCGTCCAGCCGGGCCCTCATGAACCTCCACAACAACGAGGCTGGCAGGAAG GTGGGCCACGCCCTGAAGGAGAAGTTCGACGGCGCCACGGAGGTGGAGCCCCGCCGCGTGGGCTCCTCCAGGGCCCTCGTGCCGCGCAACGCGCAGTTCAAGCCGCACACGGATGAGGACCTGGTGTACCTGGAGCCCAGCCCGGACTTCTGCGAGCAGGACGTGCGCAGCGGCGTGCTGGGCACGCGGGGCCGCACGTGCAATAAGACGTCCAAGGCCATCGACGGCTGCGAGCTGCTGTGCTGTGGCCGCGGCTTCCACACGGCGCAGGTGGAGTTGGCCGAGCGCTGCAGCTGCAAGTTCCACTGGTGCTGCTTCGTCAAATGCCGGCAGTGCCAGCGGCTGGTGGAGCTGCACACGTGCCGGTGA
- the WNT4 gene encoding protein Wnt-4 isoform X1, with product MSPRWCLRSLRLLVFAVFSAAASNWLYLAKLSSVGSISEEETCEKLKGLIQRQVQMCKRNLEVMDSVRRGAQLAIEECQYQFRNRRWNCSTLDSLPVFGKVVTQGTREAAFVYAISSAGVAFAVTRACSSGELEKCGCDRTVHGVSPQGFQWSGCSDNIAYGVAFSQSFVDVRERSKGASSSRALMNLHNNEAGRKAILTHMRVECKCHGVSGSCEVKTCWRAVPPFRQVGHALKEKFDGATEVEPRRVGSSRALVPRNAQFKPHTDEDLVYLEPSPDFCEQDVRSGVLGTRGRTCNKTSKAIDGCELLCCGRGFHTAQVELAERCSCKFHWCCFVKCRQCQRLVELHTCR from the exons GTACCTAGCCAAGCTGTCCTCAGTGGGAAGCATCTCTGAGGAGGAGACGTGCGAGAAGCTGAAGGGGCTGATTCAGAGGCAGGTGCAGATGTGCAAGCGGAACCTAGAGGTGATGGACTCGGTGCGCCGTGGTGCCCAGCTCGCCATCGAGGAGTGCCAGTACCAGTTCCGGAACCGGCGCTGGAACTGCTCCACGCTCGACTCGCTGCCGGTCTTCGGCAAGGTGGTGACGCAAG GGACTCGGGAGGCGGCCTTCGTGTACGCCATCTCTTCAGCAGGTGTGGCCTTCGCGGTGACGCGGGCGTGCAGCAGCGGGGAGCTGGAGAAGTGCGGCTGTGACCGGACAGTGCATGGGGTCAGCCCGCAGG GCTTTCAGTGGTCAGGATGCTCGGATAACATCGCCTATGGCGTGGCCTTCTCCCAGTCATTCGTGGACGTCCGCGAGAGGAGCAAGGGGGCCTCGTCCAGCCGGGCCCTCATGAACCTCCACAACAACGAGGCTGGCAGGAAG gCCATCCTGACACACATGCGGGTGGAGTGCAAGTGCCACGGGGTGTCGGGCTCCTGCGAGGTAAAGACGTGCTGGCGAGCCGTGCCGCCCTTCCGCCAGGTGGGCCACGCCCTGAAGGAGAAGTTCGACGGCGCCACGGAGGTGGAGCCCCGCCGCGTGGGCTCCTCCAGGGCCCTCGTGCCGCGCAACGCGCAGTTCAAGCCGCACACGGATGAGGACCTGGTGTACCTGGAGCCCAGCCCGGACTTCTGCGAGCAGGACGTGCGCAGCGGCGTGCTGGGCACGCGGGGCCGCACGTGCAATAAGACGTCCAAGGCCATCGACGGCTGCGAGCTGCTGTGCTGTGGCCGCGGCTTCCACACGGCGCAGGTGGAGTTGGCCGAGCGCTGCAGCTGCAAGTTCCACTGGTGCTGCTTCGTCAAATGCCGGCAGTGCCAGCGGCTGGTGGAGCTGCACACGTGCCGGTGA
- the WNT4 gene encoding protein Wnt-4 isoform X2 yields the protein MSPRWCLRSLRLLVFAVFSAAASNWLYLAKLSSVGSISEEETCEKLKGLIQRQVQMCKRNLEVMDSVRRGAQLAIEECQYQFRNRRWNCSTLDSLPVFGKVVTQGVAFAVTRACSSGELEKCGCDRTVHGVSPQGFQWSGCSDNIAYGVAFSQSFVDVRERSKGASSSRALMNLHNNEAGRKAILTHMRVECKCHGVSGSCEVKTCWRAVPPFRQVGHALKEKFDGATEVEPRRVGSSRALVPRNAQFKPHTDEDLVYLEPSPDFCEQDVRSGVLGTRGRTCNKTSKAIDGCELLCCGRGFHTAQVELAERCSCKFHWCCFVKCRQCQRLVELHTCR from the exons GTACCTAGCCAAGCTGTCCTCAGTGGGAAGCATCTCTGAGGAGGAGACGTGCGAGAAGCTGAAGGGGCTGATTCAGAGGCAGGTGCAGATGTGCAAGCGGAACCTAGAGGTGATGGACTCGGTGCGCCGTGGTGCCCAGCTCGCCATCGAGGAGTGCCAGTACCAGTTCCGGAACCGGCGCTGGAACTGCTCCACGCTCGACTCGCTGCCGGTCTTCGGCAAGGTGGTGACGCAAG GTGTGGCCTTCGCGGTGACGCGGGCGTGCAGCAGCGGGGAGCTGGAGAAGTGCGGCTGTGACCGGACAGTGCATGGGGTCAGCCCGCAGG GCTTTCAGTGGTCAGGATGCTCGGATAACATCGCCTATGGCGTGGCCTTCTCCCAGTCATTCGTGGACGTCCGCGAGAGGAGCAAGGGGGCCTCGTCCAGCCGGGCCCTCATGAACCTCCACAACAACGAGGCTGGCAGGAAG gCCATCCTGACACACATGCGGGTGGAGTGCAAGTGCCACGGGGTGTCGGGCTCCTGCGAGGTAAAGACGTGCTGGCGAGCCGTGCCGCCCTTCCGCCAGGTGGGCCACGCCCTGAAGGAGAAGTTCGACGGCGCCACGGAGGTGGAGCCCCGCCGCGTGGGCTCCTCCAGGGCCCTCGTGCCGCGCAACGCGCAGTTCAAGCCGCACACGGATGAGGACCTGGTGTACCTGGAGCCCAGCCCGGACTTCTGCGAGCAGGACGTGCGCAGCGGCGTGCTGGGCACGCGGGGCCGCACGTGCAATAAGACGTCCAAGGCCATCGACGGCTGCGAGCTGCTGTGCTGTGGCCGCGGCTTCCACACGGCGCAGGTGGAGTTGGCCGAGCGCTGCAGCTGCAAGTTCCACTGGTGCTGCTTCGTCAAATGCCGGCAGTGCCAGCGGCTGGTGGAGCTGCACACGTGCCGGTGA
- the WNT4 gene encoding protein Wnt-4 isoform X4, whose product MCKRNLEVMDSVRRGAQLAIEECQYQFRNRRWNCSTLDSLPVFGKVVTQGTREAAFVYAISSAGVAFAVTRACSSGELEKCGCDRTVHGVSPQGFQWSGCSDNIAYGVAFSQSFVDVRERSKGASSSRALMNLHNNEAGRKAILTHMRVECKCHGVSGSCEVKTCWRAVPPFRQVGHALKEKFDGATEVEPRRVGSSRALVPRNAQFKPHTDEDLVYLEPSPDFCEQDVRSGVLGTRGRTCNKTSKAIDGCELLCCGRGFHTAQVELAERCSCKFHWCCFVKCRQCQRLVELHTCR is encoded by the exons ATGTGCAAGCGGAACCTAGAGGTGATGGACTCGGTGCGCCGTGGTGCCCAGCTCGCCATCGAGGAGTGCCAGTACCAGTTCCGGAACCGGCGCTGGAACTGCTCCACGCTCGACTCGCTGCCGGTCTTCGGCAAGGTGGTGACGCAAG GGACTCGGGAGGCGGCCTTCGTGTACGCCATCTCTTCAGCAGGTGTGGCCTTCGCGGTGACGCGGGCGTGCAGCAGCGGGGAGCTGGAGAAGTGCGGCTGTGACCGGACAGTGCATGGGGTCAGCCCGCAGG GCTTTCAGTGGTCAGGATGCTCGGATAACATCGCCTATGGCGTGGCCTTCTCCCAGTCATTCGTGGACGTCCGCGAGAGGAGCAAGGGGGCCTCGTCCAGCCGGGCCCTCATGAACCTCCACAACAACGAGGCTGGCAGGAAG gCCATCCTGACACACATGCGGGTGGAGTGCAAGTGCCACGGGGTGTCGGGCTCCTGCGAGGTAAAGACGTGCTGGCGAGCCGTGCCGCCCTTCCGCCAGGTGGGCCACGCCCTGAAGGAGAAGTTCGACGGCGCCACGGAGGTGGAGCCCCGCCGCGTGGGCTCCTCCAGGGCCCTCGTGCCGCGCAACGCGCAGTTCAAGCCGCACACGGATGAGGACCTGGTGTACCTGGAGCCCAGCCCGGACTTCTGCGAGCAGGACGTGCGCAGCGGCGTGCTGGGCACGCGGGGCCGCACGTGCAATAAGACGTCCAAGGCCATCGACGGCTGCGAGCTGCTGTGCTGTGGCCGCGGCTTCCACACGGCGCAGGTGGAGTTGGCCGAGCGCTGCAGCTGCAAGTTCCACTGGTGCTGCTTCGTCAAATGCCGGCAGTGCCAGCGGCTGGTGGAGCTGCACACGTGCCGGTGA